cccaaaccaccatggcaggttacagtgtcgagcagcacgtgcaaatgataaaattgttttatgaaaatgggtcttcagttcgagcaacgttccgcgcacttcgcccgttttacggtcgcgatgatcgtcctgccgagtcgactatccgtcgattggtggacaaattcgagtcaaccgggtcagttaacaatcagccggttcccgtgcgtcaacgtaacgcgagatctgccgagaatatcgccgctgtgcgcgacagtgtcctcgaaaacccgcggcagtcaattccgcgtcgcgcacaggaactcggcctttcgcagacgacaacttggcgaattttgcgttgtgacttgagcctgcacccgtacaagatccagctgacccaagagctcaaggttaatgaccatagacagcgccgtgtgttcgctgactgggcattagagcagttggaagttgacgccgattttggcaaaaaaatcatcttcagcgacgaggcgcatttttggatgaatggctatgtcaacaagcaaaattgccgtatttgggacgagaccaatccacacgaggttcaccaagtggcaatgcacccgcagaaagtgactgtttggtgcggattttgggccggaggcgtgattggtccgtattttttcgaaaacgataatggtgtggccgtcaccgtcaatggtgagcgataccggtcgatgataaccaacttcttttggcctgaaatcgagaatatggatctggacaacatgtggtttcaacaggacggcgctacgtgccacacagcacacgctacgatggaagttctgcacgagcaatttctggacatggtcatctcgcgcggaggcgacgtgaactggccaccgagatcgtgcgatttgaccccgctggactttttcttgtggggttttcttaagtcgcaggtctatgccaacaagccgcaaaccaccgatgccttcaaagtcaacatacgccacgccatcgatcaaatacagcccgatttgtgcgccagagtcatcgaaaattggacctttcgtgtgcgcgccaccaaccgaagccgtggcggtcatttgaatgatgtcatattccatacataatggggtcgatagaccttccaaataaaaaaaaaatttcgcaaatatctttcctacatgtattttttttttgcatttcaaagatcaagcgcccttaatggaaaaccctatatatttcattatattcattCGAAAACATGTTTCCAGTTTTAACTAACTGATATAATGTAAACAaactaaataatgtttttggacatacatttctaaacttaatttgaaatgcaaaatgAACTAAAGTAAAACACTCGTACATcacaagaaattaaaaaaaaaaagtttcagcCAGCGCGACcgagttttaaaaaaactttgccACCGCTACAATGCGATAGATTCACGTAAATTTCTGTATATTTCACCGAAGTTGTCTCAACTTGGTTGTTCGTTATTCACCCTCACGACGAACTCACGAGCATTGTTTcactttaaatacattttaaaattactgtttaatgaaataaaataaatttactccGTTCGCATtgaataaattctaaaacttATCCAACAAAGAACTCAGTTATTCTcaccaattaaaattatttggttccgtttaataaagtttacttttggaaagaaaaaatttaataacaacctGCTAGGACGtagttaacaattaaattatgcaGTAAAAGCTGTACCTGGTAAtccaatttttaattaatggagCGTttcatgaatgaaaaatttgtataataagttaatcctaatttattaagttatttgaaacgctaaaatattttaattttaaatatattgtctaGTGTAAATTATTGCTAATGAAATATTCCTTATCAATCTTCTGAATAGAAAAAGGTAGCAAGAAGTACAAATATTGTACTTCAACAACTACTCGTATTATTGTTGTAGACAGcgtaatattactattaccaAAAATTACTAgagtattcataaaaaaatatataataatgattaaatcaAAGACTTTGTTCCATTCGACTAACTCTTTCCTGTTTTCCCCACGCAGTACTCAAGATTACTCCAACGAATAAAAAAGTTGATATTGGTGAGACATTCCACGATatcagtgcgaatgaagccatagcatggattaaaaaagtgaaatattgacaaatattctatttatgaagatattttagcACTTCAACAACAACTCGTCACTTACTAAAAGGCTTTTATCATAGCGTTGctataaatctatttcagTGTTACCTACTTGTAATTTATCTATGAaagttaaatgattattttaaggaaatattgctattttttccataatataatagaataacaTGTCTTATCATAATAGAACAAATTTTGTACTGACAATCAATAAAAGATTATGATGTAATGGAACAATATCATGACATAGTATGTTTTGGAAGCCATAACATAAATTGTGAACGTAGAAAAATCTCCCCAAATGTTCCAGGgaattaattttgaagtaGGACGTAGAGTCGGATTAACGCTTGGATTCACGAAGAGGAAGCCTGCCGCAGGAACTGCGAAATCCCTTTGccataaaactttttgaacTCCTAAAATGACGTTAAGTATATTGACGCTATTGGTTAAAACCTATATgatcacatattttttaatggcaaaatatagctttattattgaaatacgtAATCCAATTTAGATTGCGATAAGCAGAATTTGCTTAAAAGTATCATCATATCGGAGGCAAGTACTGAagcttaatttattgaaaactttatGACATTTGTATGGACCGCATTctcttttttaagaaatatataactataaataaaatgtactataaaattttaaaagtatgtccgtattttatcttttcacgtttaaacattttcattaccTCTACTCACTAAACcgattaagataaaatttatcacagTAAATACTGAGAAAAGATACACAATATGTCTTTACCTTttgaaaagataatttttaaaccttttttttatataatatagtatctTTGGTCTCTTTTAGTAACTTTTATTGTTAGACACTTTTAAATATcgttcaattatttttgtcaGACTATCGCATGTTGCATTACACGCGGTCGTTAGGTAAGGGTGAAGTGGAAAGTTCTAGACACAGCTACACAAAGATGCGCCCGTTCTTGACTCTATTAGCATCAACTAGCGAATACATTCTAACACATTCCTCCAGGTATATTTCCTAAATTGTATGAGgtcaataatttcaataaacattatgCTTAATATATAGCATACATCTTTAATATGAATCATTTTTCATCATGTTTGAAGTTAACTGACATCTAGGTTGAAATTAGAGCAAATAGTAAATAAGTTGTCTGCCGTTGATTACCTATCAGCCAATTATACTTACTCTTAAAAATACCATTTTAACAccattgataattatatttttaaaataaggaactttatacttttaacatattatataatttttttggagctgcagtttttttatttatataaacatgtacCTTGTGTGAACTAAAAAATTGTCTATATTGTTTTATGGGACTGGtacttaaatgttaaattaataaagtcgCCTGAGGTGAATTTAACGTCAGTATTGAATATCTACTTTTGTCTTTGAAATCTCAAAAACATGAATTACAATTAAGTAATATCAGTTATCAAATATGTGCCGtatgaaattagtttttattaacaagatattatttaaaagttttgttactAAACTAATATGACTACAGTTAGTTTTTATGAGTGAGCttaaattaaagttgatattattttattttggatcCATGTACTCGCAGTTCGATACTATCAATTGGATTTTTATCACGTATTTAACGAATATCTAAAAGTACAATACAGAGAgtcaattaaacataatacatCACAACTCTATAGCAATATAAATTACCGATAATTGACGATATCTGTAGTTTCGGTTTATCGCATGTTAGCCTTAGTACGAATATGTACAAAAAGGTGACTGATTTAAATTcgatagttaaaaatattagagtaAATCTACTTGGAAGTTCCAACTAATCGGTCATACTTCctacgaagcgtttcccgtttgtCGCCTcacttttgaatttttttgaagacttttgaatgaaatgtGATCTTTAATTGCCTATAAAgctatgtaatttaaatcccACAAGTTTCAATATACACGtgtagtgattttttttttttgtaatattttcatgaaatccattttgagaaataaaaagtaatttatttaataacaggCTTTAATCTATCtttgttctaaatttaattcaaattccaatattactgatataaaatgaaaataaacatattatttgcaccttataataacaaagataAGAGTAAAATCTATTGAAGTGATGTACTgaagtataaaatacaaaaatttaaaatctaggCATCAAAATGTCTATCATCCAAGTACATTAACATACTATTTTTacgaaaacgaaaaaaaatatcacagtgAGAAAGACTTCAGGTATCTATCATAAAAGTAATCGGCGAACGAAGTTTACGAAACAAATTTATAGGATTATGATGCCATTTTTTTTGaacaaatgttatattctGAAGACAATTtcctttcaatattttgaatagtTTTGGGAGTAATTAGAGaccgttttatataaattatatatgttaattgtcTAAGATAGGACGAAATATTCttcaatcattttattaaaagtcacAAGCAATGTTACTGGATTATATAgggaaaaaataaatgcagACGAAAACTTTAACAGTTTtggttaaacataaaattcataCTAAGGCTATGAAACACGATACAAaaagctataatttatttaaatgacaataagCATCAGTACAATAGTTCAGATTGCATCCCataattaaatgattcaaTCAATACacgttaaaaactttattttaataacgttttgaatagttttaatttttttttatttacgtattttattagctTCGAGAATCGGTCTCAGTGGATGTTTTAGTTTCTAGTATCAAGCGAAATCAATTTGTAAGGCGAGAGAAGTTCTTCTAACttcttaaagtttttaactttacgggtgtaaaaaaaaataagccaaTGAGCCAATAAATGGCGTTACAAACTTGGACATAATCTATCCTTGCAATAAGAGATCAGAGAAACGCCtagctatttataaatatatattttatttaataatcatgatatatataagtaataaagtataattttaaatgtaagatAATGTATGCTACAGGAacggtttttataatttaatttcatttgaacatttttttttaatgttcaaatctttaatattattgcgtaaaataaaaaaaaccaagAGACTTCAATGCGTTTATTAAGTTATGGACAACGAGTACATTGTCaagtgaaaaatttatgattcaaatatttgtgtataatattcaaagaatattaatCACGTTTATTAGGTCAAGGGCTTTGATATTATTAGATGTAAACAGAACTAATTACTAATTGGGGCCAGTCATAAAGAACGCTGTTatgctattatatattaaacaaaacaaattatttaattaaattttttgtatactcaaatttcttatcttatttctttttttttttttttgttaatacaaaacgattggaatattttttctacagcCTCttgtgatgaaaaaaaaaacaaacaaagaaaatattaaagtaaactcAATTGttaataaggaaataaataatacaatacacTATCACTTTCAATTAATTAGtatgtgatattatatatagtaccTGCCTATGAATGTATCATAGATCatcaattatatgttatttgtcGTGCTTTTGTAATTTTGCAAACTCTAAAGGATATTTCGGAAATCGACCGCACTCTATCAAAACTAGTGCGTGCGTCACGCACTGTTCAATCATAATTGTCGCGAGCTAACGACCGTACATGGTTGTAATTATCAAAATCACTCGATAATAGATGCGCTAGATGCAACATCCTGGGCTTTTAAATTTGTCAAACCGCCTATTTTAACGCAGTCTGTATGGAGGCTTCGATAACGTATGGTTATAAAATGCCGTCccaatttttagttttgttgaTCGTTCTGAAAACGGTTTCATCTCAAATAAATGGCGAATTTTGGTGgcttaatgaaaaattcacgAAGTTGCAGCAGGTTGTGCCACCATCACCAACATTCGAAGACACGGGAGATTTGGAAACCGATGaaagtgttaaaattatttttaaagatgtcacagaggatattgataaaaatataaacttttctcTCAACGAAGGTGAGGTTTTTCCCGAATTTATTCTCTATAACTTAACTAAATCCCCGATTGTGGGTGAAGGAAATGTCGCCAGTGAGAAAAATACAACGAATAATACCGATGAAGACTTCACAGTTAATTCTATTCAATCCAAGAAAAAGATGAAGAAAGtaagtacatattatataaaagttttgtgttatttatattttattaagatattttgctattttaataagatattattcgtacttattactatttaatttaaggatTTTCGGCCAGAAGCAagcaatatgttttataaaccgaagaatgataaaaaaaataatttgaaatatggTGTAACATATCcaggtttaatttattataaattagcaAAACCTACTGCCATTAAAAATAAGGATATGAGTAGttacaagaataaaatattttttgccgATAGCGAAAGAAACAAGGAAAGTTTAAAACAACTTAATTCGTCTGATacgaaaaaattttatagaactcCAAACAGCGGCGatgaattcaaatttatttttcctggTGATAATGAATACTTCCGAGACAAAAAACCTCTTAGCGACGaaagtttaaataacattttaaacataactcATACAAAAATCGATGGTAACAATAgtgagaattttaataaaatgaataaaactgtaTATTCAGGAAAAATTGccataaatgataaaattgacTTCGATGAAGATAAACCGACAATAGAATCTGAAAGTATTTGCacgtttattacaaaacatgaATGCTTACGCAACAAGGGCACTGTTCACATGTCTGGGTATGCAATTTTCAGGTTAAAAATGATagtatcacaatttaaaattcattaacaacttatattatttatatttccagaTTATGTCCCTTGAATTCTTTTCATAATTATCACAGAATTTGCTGTATACTTCCTCTTTTTCCATATCCCAAACAATTACACCCAAGCGACATCCTCAATGGAAGCCGGTACAAACGATCTAATGATGATGAAATCAGTCCAGCGCTCAAACAAAGAAACGCTTTGCTGCAGCGAAAAAATTTCTCCCAGGCGCTTAAAAATAACCACGATCCTACAACAGATCAATCTAGAAACCAAAAAATTGTAACTCCTAGTGATAACGTGGATCCGTATTGGaatgttaaaaactttaaatttcgtcaacaaaataattttaatgaaaacaaggatcgtgaaaatacaaaaatcgaCTCAAGTAGTAAAGATTATTCAGATGATTATACAGCAGAGGTACCTAAACCTGGACTTTTAGGTGCTTATACAGAACGTGATGAACGTCTTACTACTTGGAAAATGAGAAATAAAGCCTACTCATACGACGGCTATGACGAAATAAGCGAGGAAGATAGCGGAGAAACTGACATGCCGTTCGGGTACTCAACGTTTGATCCAAGACAAGGTAAAGCCaagaacattatttacaaaataaacagaacagttataatcaatatatcactaataaaatgttataggtAATCGCAAGAAAAATTCTAGAAGCAAAAAACGTAAACCCCAAAGGCTAATGTTAACATCAACAGAAGAGAACAAAGGATCAGAGAGCCAgactataaattttcattcgaGGCCGGATTTTCATGTACTACATGGTTTTAAACTTGTTAATTTATCAgggaataaaaatagatttgttAGAACTACCACAGAAACTTTATGTGACAGCCAGGATACTTCCAACGAAAATACATTTCCAGAGGTCGAAAATCCGGATGATATTTACGACGACACGATTGATTTAGATCAGCAAGTTTACAAAGATTGTGGAAATAGTGTTACCAACGCTTTCAATAGCGATTTTAGTAAGCATATTTcatacttatatacatatatgataaattcctgaacatacttttaatagttataaaagtctgtatcacaataattttcattaataattcttaatttccACTGCGattgaaactaataatataagacttagttgaataatataaaaaaaaattcaataaaatagattaaaatttcttaacagGAAAATCACATGAAGAAAAAAACCCTTGGCTCGCTCTGGTCGTGTTAACAAAAAGTCCACagacaatattatgttatgcCACAATAGTACATCCGCGCGCAGTCATTACAGCTGCCGAATGTGTCCAGGGGTGAGttagaaacaaattaattttacggTCCTTGTGCTGATGGATAGTATCTTTATGGGACCTCACACAAACGAGAATAAAAACTACTCAATGTATATTCGTCGAACTTAAATATCGAAttgtaaattctatatttcataattcgAATGAAATACGCCTTTATACGAAGCCTCgttttcttaataaacttgtatttgaaataataaatatatgtcagtattattatatatggaattaattaaaaagctgTTGGTTTAGATCTAtattgaaagtttttatttaattcagtcGTTAAAATCTGTTTGATTTGCAGTAAAATCCCTGGGGACGTAACTGTACTAACTGGTGTATGGCAACTAAGGAAAGACAAAGCAGTACCACAACACCGTATGGCCTCGGTCTACATTGTTTCTGACTATAAACCTGGAGAACTTGTTAATGATCTTGCTCTTCTGGTATACccttattttcatataatctttaaattaaaaaattaattacaactaatttattcattcattGAGTCATCGCGATTTTCATAAACAGTTCTAAAAAGAcagatatttgaatatttacagCCGAATTAAGTAAAATGAATCAAAAAACATTGTCTAAGAgattaaacatttgtattttctaTCCGTACTAACGGCTAACAATAGTGAGTCCTCTTAAGTTCctgagattatttttatctgttttcTTTAAGAATACAGTATTTAAAAGAGACTAACAAAGACTTAAGCACTCCTTTGTTTCTTTAGTATTGGAAACGACCATTACAACTGGCAGAGAACGTTCAGCCCGCATGCCTCGCGGATCCGCACGTCGGAGACGAGTGTTATTTCGTTGGGTGGGGTGGTTACGATCAAGGTATACCCCTTTTTAATTCATCATAATTTGtaactcatta
The window above is part of the Danaus plexippus chromosome 7, MEX_DaPlex, whole genome shotgun sequence genome. Proteins encoded here:
- the LOC116770878 gene encoding uncharacterized protein LOC116770878, with translation MEASITYGYKMPSQFLVLLIVLKTVSSQINGEFWWLNEKFTKLQQVVPPSPTFEDTGDLETDESVKIIFKDVTEDIDKNINFSLNEGEVFPEFILYNLTKSPIVGEGNVASEKNTTNNTDEDFTVNSIQSKKKMKKDFRPEASNMFYKPKNDKKNNLKYGVTYPGLIYYKLAKPTAIKNKDMSSYKNKIFFADSERNKESLKQLNSSDTKKFYRTPNSGDEFKFIFPGDNEYFRDKKPLSDESLNNILNITHTKIDGNNSENFNKMNKTVYSGKIAINDKIDFDEDKPTIESESICTFITKHECLRNKGTVHMSGLCPLNSFHNYHRICCILPLFPYPKQLHPSDILNGSRYKRSNDDEISPALKQRNALLQRKNFSQALKNNHDPTTDQSRNQKIVTPSDNVDPYWNVKNFKFRQQNNFNENKDRENTKIDSSSKDYSDDYTAEVPKPGLLGAYTERDERLTTWKMRNKAYSYDGYDEISEEDSGETDMPFGYSTFDPRQGNRKKNSRSKKRKPQRLMLTSTEENKGSESQTINFHSRPDFHVLHGFKLVNLSGNKNRFVRTTTETLCDSQDTSNENTFPEVENPDDIYDDTIDLDQQVYKDCGNSVTNAFNSDFRKSHEEKNPWLALVVLTKSPQTILCYATIVHPRAVITAAECVQGKIPGDVTVLTGVWQLRKDKAVPQHRMASVYIVSDYKPGELVNDLALLYWKRPLQLAENVQPACLADPHVGDECYFVGWGGYDQGLSHHPDSQQATILTPRVCNEKLSSPELLLPPGAFCASVESRGTVTGIGGALLCKGAGSRTSVVGVAVYRDSIVVLLPTFEWVLSALRHQQII